One window from the genome of Anopheles coluzzii chromosome X, AcolN3, whole genome shotgun sequence encodes:
- the LOC120959205 gene encoding uncharacterized protein LOC120959205 isoform X2 → MEDKQCGVCNGASTENAVECDRCEGMFHLACVNEDETVYSRDWTCHLCTPETPPPASSTLHRATPVVATQPAPVAVDTNIVNLEPSTRARSTEVITPVSNPPNDPSKARPTQTADSPLDNLSRTFQRFLEEAREPRRQEPDVIQRLESVLNTFVQRMNQEQNPQGSRRDNLGSTASCSSDTTLNINQSQILARHSVNAQLPTFAGNPEEWSVFENAFYETTELCGFSDGENIIRLQQALKGEAFKTVQGRLRKAANLKEVMQELKSSFGRPEVVVKTLLSQIRRQVPPRAEKLETLVQFAVSVDEMCAAVRNNGVEERYDGLVLDELVGRLPPMIKLMWGIHSLTLSKVNLAAF, encoded by the coding sequence ATGGAGGATAAgcagtgtggtgtgtgcaaTGGTGCAAGTACGGAAAATGCAGTGGAGTGCGATCGATGCGAAGGAATGTTTCATCTTGCGTGCGTGAACGAAGATGAAACCGTGTACAGTAGGGATTGGACATGCCATCTGTGCACTCCTGAAACACCGCCCCCCGCTTCATCTACCCTTCATCGTGCGACGCCCGTAGTAGCGACCCAACCAGCCCCGGTAGCAGTGGATACGAACATAGTGAATCTGGAACCATCCACCAGAGCAAGATCGACGGAAGTGATCACGCCCGTATCGAATCCTCCGAATGATCCATCAAAAGCAAGACCCACTCAAACTGCTGATTCTCCCTTGGACAATCTTAGCAGAACCTTCCAACGTTTCTTGGAAGAAGCACGCGAGCCACGCAGGCAAGAGCCTGACGTGATACAACGGCTCGAATCCGTGCTAAACACCTTTGTTCAACGGATGAATCAAGAACAAAATCCGCAAGGATCACGCCGGGACAATCTCGGATCTACGGCGTCATGTTCGAGTGATACAACCTTGAACATTAATCAGAGTCAGATACTAGCTAGACATTCCGTCAACGCCCAGCTACCGACGTTCGCCGGTAACCCAGAGGAGTGGTCCGTGTTCGAAAACGCATTTTATGAGACGACGGAACTATGCGGTTTCTCTGACGGAGAAAATATTATAAGGCTGCAACAAGCATTAAAAGGAGAAGCGTTTAAAACAGTCCAGGGGAGACTCAGGAAAGCAGCTAACCTCAAAGAAGTCATGCAAGAGCTCAAATCATCGTTCGGACGTCCAGAAGTAGTTGTGAAAACGTTGTTGAGCCAGATTCGACGACAGGTACCCCCGAGAGCAGAAAAGTTGGAGACGCTTGTGCAGTTCGCCGTATCCGTGGACGAAATGTGTGCTGCTGTGAGAAACAACGGGGTCGAGGAGCGTTATGATGGACTCGTGTTGGATGAGCTCGTTGGTCGTCTCCCTCCGATGATTAAGCTGATGTGGGGCATACACAGTCTTACGTTGTCAAAGGTCAACCTGGCTGCATTCTGA
- the LOC120959205 gene encoding uncharacterized protein LOC120959205 isoform X1 yields MQTIKHAAQAVTSPANLIEPRCSKYLHMHTTNPSSQNSTEAVCACDNGCARLYECDGYWQKSVADRWDIIKRNYLCKCCLKKHRAPCKETRVCGKDGCTVKHHPSLHNSAGKGRHEANFSHSTATDENILLRYVPVELQAVGKTIRTVAFLDEGASVSLIEHSLVDELELEGTNRPLCLKWTGGQHCTERDSKQVSVNIVGISSGAQTFEASNVRTVKSLGLPSQRVKMDRLRTKYQHLASIPLAPYASVPPRILIGMNNYHLTVPLKTIEGKTNEPVATKTRLGWVVSGCDSSSTSNNSNILAFHRAHICDCAEIETKIDQALKGSFALEEPTCKGGINTLSNDEERASVLLRKHTSLQGERYVTGLLWRYDDVKLPNNRAMALKRLECLERRMAKDEHLREMMDRVLKDHVEKGYIRKLSNEEHKFKHPRKWYLPIFPVFNPNKPNKVRVVWDAAATVNGISLNSMLLTGPDLLSPLPTVLSRFREYRVAIAADIQEMYHQVMIKEEDLISQRFLWRTDRSQVEPDEYVMLRMTFGSACSPTSAQFVKNVNADRFAARYPLAVECIKRHHYVDDMLASIESVTEATKLAQDVKFIHSQGGFKLHNWMSNYGQVLDGVGSSNSREKDMNLDPTACTQKVLGMWCNANEDTFQFKVPLKDVDVLQGIVIPTKRQVLSTLMTIYDPLGLIAGFLLFLKVLLQEVWRSGIGWDDQIPNSLQDKWKEWLTSPICNLSRFRDVTARPSA; encoded by the coding sequence ATGCAAACCATTAAGCATGCAGCCCAAGCGGTAACGAGCCCTGCAAATCTTATCGAACCACGATGCAGTAAGTATTTGCACATGCATACTACTAATCCCTCCTCGCAGAACTCCACAGAAGCCGTTTGTGCATGCGATAACGGCTGCGCTCGCTTATACGAATGTGACGGATACTGGCAGAAAAGCGTAGCAGATCGCTGGGACATCATTAAGCGGAACTACTTGTGTAAATGTTGTTTGAAAAAACATCGTGCGCCCTGTAAAGAGACGAGAGTATGCGGCAAAGACGGATGTACTGTAAAACACCACCCGTCGCTACACAATTCGGCAGGTAAGGGAAGACACGAAGCAAATTTCTCTCACTCTACAGCCACCGACGAGAACATACTATTGCGATACGTGCCAGTTGAGCTGCAGGCTGTAGGAAAGACGATCAGAACAGTTGCTTTTCTCGACGAAGGAGCGTCAGTATCGCTAATCGAACATTCGCTAGTTGACGAGCTGGAACTTGAAGGGACAAACCGACCTCTTTGTTTGAAATGGACTGGAGGACAACATTGCACTGAACGAGATTCAAAACAGGTGAGCGTAAATATAGTAGGAATATCCAGTGGTGCTCAGACCTTTGAAGCCTCTAATGTACGAACGGTGAAAAGTCTTGGGTTGCCCTCGCAACGCGTtaaaatggatcgtttacgaACAAAATATCAGCATTTAGCATCCATTCCATTAGCACCATATGCTTCTGTACCTCCACGCATTCTCATAGGAATGAATAACTATCATCTCACTGTTCCATTAAAGACGatagaaggaaaaacaaatgaacCCGTCGCAACAAAGACGAGGCTAGGATGGGTAGTTTCGGGTTGCGATTCGTCGTCAACGtctaacaacagcaacattttGGCATTTCATCGAGCACATATTTGTGATTGTGCAGAAATAGAAACCAAAATTGATCAGGCTCTAAAAGGTAGTTTTGCGCTCGAAGAACCCACATGTAAAGGTGGCATAAACACTCTTTCAAATGATGAGGAACGGGCGAGTGTATTGCTGCGTAAACACACCTCACTACAAGGTGAGAGGTATGTCACTGGATTGTTGTGGCGCTATGATGACGTAAAACTGCCAAACAATCGAGCAATGGCTCTCAAACGCTTGGAATGTTTAGAACGCCGCATGGCAAAAGATGAGCACCTTCGAGAAATGATGGACCGAGTGCTGAAAGACCATGTTGAAAAGGGATATATTAGAAAATTATCAAATGAAGAGCATAAATTTAAGCATCCTAGAAAGTGGTATCTACCAATCTTTCCTGTATTTAACCCCAATAAACCAAATAAGGTTAGAGTAGTATGGGATGCAGCTGCAACAGTGAATGGAATTTCGCTTAATTCCATGTTATTGACTGGGCCAGACCTTCTTTCACCACTGCCGACTGTACTAAGTCGGTTTAGAGAATATCGTGTTGCTATTGCCGCTGACATTCAAGAAATGTACCATCAGGTCATGATTAAAGAAGAGGATCTGATTAGCCAAAGATTCCTATGGCGAACGGACCGGTCGCAAGTTGAGCCCGATGAATATGTGATGCTGAGGATGACCTTTGGGTCAGCCTGTTCACCAACTTCCGCCCAATTTGTAAAGAATGTAAACGCGGACCGTTTCGCGGCCCGCTATCCTCTAGCCGTCGAATGTATTAAGCGTCATCACTACGTCGACGATATGCTTGCCAGTATAGAGAGTGTGACCGAGGCCACGAAGCTAGCACAAGATGTGAAATTTATTCACTCACAAGGAGGATTCAAGCTTCACAATTGGATGTCGAATTATGGCCAAGTATTAGATGGCGTTGGTAGTAGCAACAGCCGGGAGAAGGATATGAACCTCGATCCAACAGCTTGTACCCAGAAGGTCTTGGGAATGTGGTGCAACGCAAACGAAGATACGTTCCAATTCAAAGTGCCGTTAAAGGATGTAGATGTTCTACAAGGGATCGTGATACCAACCAAACGGCAAGTACTGAGCACGCTTATGACAATCTACGATCCGTTAGGCTTGATAGCAGGCTTTTTACTGTTCCTCAAAGTATTATTGCAAGAAGTTTGGCGTTCTGGAATTGGGTGGGACGATCAAATAC